A region of the Nitrospiraceae bacterium genome:
TCATTGTCGGATGGATCCAGGCCAAACAGAAGCGTGGACACGCTCACCATTGGCTGATGCTGGGTGGCATGATCGCGATGGTCGGGTTCTTTACGACCTACTATCTGTTCCGCCAACTGGGCGTCCTGGCGGTGGAGGGAAAAGAAGGATTCGGCGGGTCCCAGTCCTTGTATGACTATGTCTTCATCCCAGTGCTGACATTGCACATCATTCTGGTCATCATCGGACTGGTCATGGCGGTCTATATGATCGTCCTGGGATTTCGATCGCAAGCTTTTTCCGGTGGAGTGCGGCTGCTGAGCGAGCAGGTGCTGCAGACATCCTGGAAAAAGGTCGGCGGGATCTTCGCCGCCTTGACCGCTGTTGTGCTGTTGCTGTTCGGTACACGTGTCATGTCTGCCGGCTTTTCGATGCGGAAACTCGAGGTATATCTGGGATTCTTGATCTTGGTGGCAATCGTCCTGGCAGTGGAAATGTCCATCCAGCGTATTTGGCCGAACGGCGCCAAGCGCCATCGCGCACTCGGTCGGTTCACGATGATCATTTATTGCATTCTGTTTGCGACGGGAACCTTTACCTATGCCATGCTCTACATCCTGTACCCCGGAAAGATTGGTTAGCGACGGTTCGGACAGTCAGGCAACGACGCGCAGCACGGAAGCCAGGGCGTTGCACAAATAGGGCACCAGTTTCTAGGTTAAATGACGTGATGTTGACTTGTGGTTGCGGCAATTGGATGCACACTGAGGGGGTTGAAGAACGCGTCACCGGTGATGCGTTCACTTGGTTCGTCCGATCCGAGTGTCGCCCCTGTGGCTGGGTCGTCGGGATCGATGTTCCGGCCGGGCAAGCCGCTCCTTGGGTGGATCGGCTCCTGTGGAGCGACGAGGCAAGGCACCGGCTCGACCGGTTGCCGCCCTACGTCGCGCCCTTGATGCGGGAAATGGTGGAACAGTATGCCCGGCAGCATCAGCATCGCGTCGTGACCTATGAGTTGATCGAGCAAGCGAAGACCGGAGACGTGGTGGTATGGGATCCCGAAGCCGAACAGCGGCTTGCGAATGTCCCGGCTCCGGTGCGGGCAATGGCCCGAATTGAATTGGAGCGGACTGCGGTCGATCGAGGTTCGAGTCGAGTGACCGTGGCCATGATGGAAGAAGTGAAGGCTCGTTATTTCGGAATGGCCGCGCGAAAAAACGATGGCTGAAGACGGGGCTGGGACGGCTGACACCTTTGAACGCTGTAACCAGATCACCTCGCATCACGTATCACTGGATTTCCCATGCTGCATCGACTAGCCCTTCGAGTCTTGCCAAGCCTTTCCCTGGCTGTGACCGAGGACGCCATTCGCAAGAAGAAGCGGATCGTTATGTTCGTGCCAGGGTTAGTGGCTTTCGGGATCTATCGAGGCGCTAAGCATGGTTTTGATCTGGCCGACCCGCTGACGCTGCTCATTTTAAGTGGCTTGGTTTCCCTGCTCACGGCTGGCGGTTCCTACCTAATCGGTCGACGACTCCCGTTCACACGAGTGTTGACGGAGGATGGGGGGATGCGGGTGACCTGGCTGCTTGGCTGGATCGGGTTCGTATATGGAGTGCAGTTGTCGCTGTTGGTGCTCGCCTTGTTGTGGCTGGTCGGATACGACTATGGCAAACATCCTGATGGTCCGGCGATGATGGCCATCATTATCTCATGCACCGCCGTTGCGCGAGATGCCTTTGAGATCGGGCACGTGCGTTGGGTGGAGGCGGCGGGGCGGCCGTTTGTGACCTTTCCCGATGGCAGAGCGTTACGGGGGATGCTGCAGTCGGCGCCGCCTGTGCTTTGGGCTTGGGTCGGGGGGGGGGCCATCGCGGCGCTGGCGTCGTCGACGCTGGTTCCATCCTTGGCCAATGCGCAAGTGTCGGTTCTCGTTCAGGCTGCGGTCGTCACTCTGGTTGCAGGGAGCGTCTCGCTGTTGGCGTTTTTTGCCGGGCAGGGGGACGGCAGTGGGTGGAAGGCTAAGGTGCTGGCGACATCCTGGATGGAGTTGTCGAAGTTTCTGTGGTGGCCGGGGCTCGCGTTTGCCTCGACGTACTATCTCGTGCTGGTCGGTCTGTTGCTCTATGTTGCGAAGCAGGCTTGGCCGTCCTCTGGCATGCTAGCAGCCGTCGCCGCCGGGGTCGGTGGTGTGATGGCTCTATATGCATACTATTTGGGGCACCGCCGGGATGTCGAAAATC
Encoded here:
- a CDS encoding DUF420 domain-containing protein, whose amino-acid sequence is MFELMRQPGFFGTHATLGADLSQLMATLFTGLFIVGWIQAKQKRGHAHHWLMLGGMIAMVGFFTTYYLFRQLGVLAVEGKEGFGGSQSLYDYVFIPVLTLHIILVIIGLVMAVYMIVLGFRSQAFSGGVRLLSEQVLQTSWKKVGGIFAALTAVVLLLFGTRVMSAGFSMRKLEVYLGFLILVAIVLAVEMSIQRIWPNGAKRHRALGRFTMIIYCILFATGTFTYAMLYILYPGKIG
- a CDS encoding PCP reductase family protein; this translates as MMLTCGCGNWMHTEGVEERVTGDAFTWFVRSECRPCGWVVGIDVPAGQAAPWVDRLLWSDEARHRLDRLPPYVAPLMREMVEQYARQHQHRVVTYELIEQAKTGDVVVWDPEAEQRLANVPAPVRAMARIELERTAVDRGSSRVTVAMMEEVKARYFGMAARKNDG